In Parasegetibacter sp. NRK P23, a single genomic region encodes these proteins:
- a CDS encoding RagB/SusD family nutrient uptake outer membrane protein, whose amino-acid sequence MKKLLSITIVAALVVLSACEKKDLLDVKPNTDLNAATTFNDSARTIQFLIGTYSDIAFSFGYRRYTYASNISAGTAEGCDEAVHRLSGATQPFVFLFNGTMNAAQTQPYEYMWWRPWTNIRRANVFLANVENSPLSPGLKTQVKAEARFLRAWYYSILLKNFAGIPLIGDRVFDASDQIDMPRNTYEECVDYITGEMDAIANDLPLEHDALNYGRITRGACLALKARVLLYAASPLFNGGSVAENEELKKITAYPAFDQQRWKKAADAAKAVIDLNHYALYEDNTTAPGYGFSRVFLLRKNTEYILPGMQTPNKTMEGFALPRSRTNGTTQTAPSQNLAEAFGMKNGKPITDPTSGYNPNNPFVDRDPRFNYTFIYNGTLWYSSGTGNKAPLYTYDGAPNDGYRTVAWSTGYWWRKMMDDNTAGNAGPNTERCLPLIRFAEILLNYAEASNEMDNTAEAYEQLKLIRKRAGIIPGADGLYGLKPNMTKAEMRTVLQNERMVELAYEDHRYWDVRRWKIAHETQNVTMKAMKVTRVNATTYTYEVVPINVNAQHVFKDANYLFPIMQTELGKNKNLVQNPGY is encoded by the coding sequence ATGAAAAAATTACTTTCCATCACCATTGTCGCGGCACTCGTGGTATTGAGCGCCTGCGAGAAGAAGGACCTGCTGGATGTGAAGCCGAATACCGACCTGAACGCCGCCACTACCTTCAACGACAGTGCGCGTACCATCCAGTTCCTGATCGGCACCTACAGCGATATCGCTTTCTCTTTCGGCTACCGCCGCTATACCTATGCAAGCAACATCAGCGCGGGTACCGCGGAAGGATGCGACGAGGCCGTGCACCGGTTAAGTGGGGCCACACAGCCTTTTGTGTTCCTGTTCAACGGTACCATGAACGCCGCCCAGACACAACCATACGAATACATGTGGTGGCGGCCCTGGACCAATATCCGGCGCGCGAATGTATTCCTCGCCAACGTGGAAAATTCCCCGCTTTCACCTGGGTTAAAAACACAGGTGAAAGCCGAGGCCCGTTTCCTCCGCGCCTGGTACTATTCTATCCTGCTCAAAAATTTCGCCGGCATACCGCTGATTGGCGACAGGGTATTTGATGCTTCTGACCAGATCGATATGCCACGGAATACCTACGAAGAATGCGTGGATTATATCACCGGAGAAATGGATGCCATCGCCAACGATCTTCCGCTGGAACACGATGCGCTTAATTATGGAAGGATTACCCGCGGCGCCTGTCTGGCCCTGAAGGCAAGGGTGTTGTTGTACGCCGCGAGTCCGCTTTTTAACGGAGGCAGCGTGGCTGAAAATGAGGAACTGAAAAAAATCACCGCATACCCAGCCTTCGACCAGCAACGCTGGAAGAAAGCCGCGGATGCCGCCAAAGCAGTGATTGACCTGAACCACTACGCATTGTACGAAGACAATACCACCGCCCCGGGCTATGGATTCTCACGGGTTTTCCTGCTGCGGAAAAACACGGAATACATTCTTCCCGGCATGCAAACACCCAATAAAACCATGGAAGGATTTGCGTTGCCCAGGTCCAGAACGAACGGCACCACGCAAACCGCGCCTTCTCAGAACCTGGCCGAAGCATTCGGTATGAAAAACGGAAAACCCATTACCGACCCCACTTCGGGATATAACCCCAACAATCCTTTCGTGGACCGCGATCCCAGGTTCAATTACACTTTTATCTATAACGGCACACTCTGGTATTCTTCCGGCACGGGCAACAAAGCGCCGCTCTACACCTACGATGGCGCACCCAACGACGGGTACAGAACCGTGGCCTGGTCTACCGGTTACTGGTGGCGGAAAATGATGGACGACAATACCGCAGGCAACGCCGGCCCCAATACAGAACGGTGTTTGCCGCTGATCCGCTTCGCGGAAATACTGCTCAACTACGCCGAAGCGAGCAATGAAATGGACAATACCGCCGAAGCGTATGAACAACTGAAGCTGATCCGCAAACGCGCGGGTATTATACCTGGCGCTGACGGACTTTACGGGCTGAAACCCAACATGACAAAAGCTGAAATGCGCACTGTGCTCCAGAACGAACGTATGGTGGAACTGGCGTATGAGGACCACCGTTACTGGGACGTGCGCCGCTGGAAAATTGCCCATGAAACACAAAACGTGACCATGAAGGCCATGAAAGTGACAAGGGTAAACGCTACCACATATACTTATGAAGTAGTGCCCATCAATGTGAACGCGCAACACGTTTTCAAAGACGCCAATTACCTGTTCCCGATTATGCAGACTGAACTGGGTAAGAACAAGAACCTTGTACAAAACCCAGGTTATTGA
- a CDS encoding TonB-dependent receptor, translated as MKKLFLLLTICLGALATYAQQTVSGTVKNAAGPVEGASVFEKDVPNNGTVTDAAGNFSLTLRGKGTLVVQSIGYLSKELNVSGRNNVQITLEIDAKGLEDVVVIGYGKTTKVANTAAVSSISGDEIRQTPTASFQNALVGRVPGIVSQQRSGRPGGDGSRILIRGLSSMGSGDNAGAPLIILDDLEYQGNLSDIDADQIENFTILKDAASTAVFGIKGANGVIVITTRRGKTGRARVTFRSENAAQQPTYLPKYLDSYNVALIRNRALESDGLPPFYTEQDLEHFKNGTAPYTHPNIDWADLLLRDFSVQSYNNMNISGGTEKAKYFVSAGYLWQNGMIKDFTTDKDLNSNYYYKRYNFRSNLDFTATKTLTLNMDLSGTFSERNEPNIGGRNNRNNIFFEISDYNQLPPFAYNPYNPDGSYGSNPAVGNYSNNVIGRIALGGYNRSYDNNITVNARAIQKLDMVTKGLSARFVTGYNAQFRFWRSLTRTEFPSFGYDPATETYAAWNPNIYRVEKLNLGYYADGPNSLKILNLQGALNYDRNFGGQRVYALALFNQTSRIAGTALPYYLRGYSFRAGYDYEKKYLLELNAGYNGSSRFSEQKRYSWFPAVSVGWNVAEEGFFKNNISFVDLFKIRGSIGVTGTDELAISGAQSVYLPRYINSGSYSIGEISNNIGGIVEDILGNDVTWEKERQWNIGVDLKMFQGKLGITADYFDKYRYDILIQRNSVSTLLGVNLPPVNLGEVQNRGFEIELSYADQINNNLQYSIRTNISVAKNKVLYMDEAQPAFPWLNRTGNPLGTIPGYTFIGFYQDADDIAKSPVFSGPVAKPGDLKYADLNGDNIIDVNDQRILKYPNLPNTILGFTGNIGYKSLSFSFTMQSALNFANRKVAESINPFSNNLREIHAQAWTPENSANPAFPRISTVGTISNATAYPSDYWFRRTDYLRVKTMQLSYDLPKKLMNKLTLQGTRIYVSGYNLLTWMLKEKNIYEVDPETPSGTEGGDYPVQKVINLGLQITF; from the coding sequence ATGAAAAAACTATTTTTATTATTGACGATATGCCTGGGCGCGCTGGCCACTTATGCGCAGCAAACCGTTTCAGGTACCGTGAAGAACGCCGCCGGGCCGGTGGAAGGCGCTTCCGTTTTTGAAAAAGATGTACCCAACAACGGTACGGTAACCGATGCGGCCGGGAATTTCTCCCTTACCCTGCGGGGAAAAGGAACCCTTGTGGTGCAAAGTATTGGTTACCTCAGTAAAGAACTAAACGTTTCGGGCAGGAACAATGTCCAGATCACCCTGGAGATAGACGCCAAGGGTCTTGAAGATGTAGTGGTGATCGGCTATGGAAAAACCACCAAAGTGGCCAATACCGCGGCCGTAAGCTCCATCAGCGGCGATGAGATCAGGCAAACACCTACGGCCAGTTTCCAGAACGCGCTCGTAGGTCGTGTACCAGGTATCGTTTCCCAGCAACGGTCCGGAAGGCCGGGAGGCGACGGCAGCCGCATCCTGATCCGAGGACTCAGTTCCATGGGCTCTGGCGACAATGCCGGCGCGCCGTTGATTATCCTGGACGACCTCGAATACCAGGGTAACCTCAGCGATATTGATGCCGACCAGATCGAAAATTTCACCATCCTCAAAGATGCCGCTTCCACCGCGGTATTCGGTATCAAAGGCGCCAACGGCGTAATTGTGATCACTACAAGAAGAGGAAAGACCGGTCGTGCAAGGGTGACCTTCCGTTCCGAAAACGCGGCCCAGCAACCAACTTACCTGCCCAAATACCTTGACTCGTATAACGTGGCACTCATCAGGAACAGAGCGCTGGAAAGCGATGGCCTGCCCCCGTTCTACACCGAACAGGACCTCGAACATTTTAAAAACGGTACTGCACCTTATACCCACCCGAATATCGACTGGGCCGATCTGCTGCTGCGCGACTTCTCCGTTCAATCCTATAACAACATGAACATCTCCGGCGGTACTGAAAAAGCGAAGTATTTCGTTTCAGCGGGCTATCTCTGGCAGAACGGGATGATCAAAGATTTCACTACGGATAAAGACCTCAACAGCAATTACTATTACAAACGGTACAACTTCCGCTCCAACCTGGATTTTACGGCCACAAAAACCTTAACGCTGAATATGGACCTTTCCGGAACTTTTTCTGAAAGGAACGAGCCCAATATCGGCGGAAGGAACAACCGGAACAACATCTTTTTCGAAATAAGCGATTACAACCAGTTGCCGCCTTTTGCCTACAATCCGTACAACCCGGATGGCTCTTACGGTTCCAATCCCGCGGTGGGCAACTATTCCAACAACGTCATCGGAAGGATAGCGCTGGGTGGTTACAACCGTTCTTACGACAACAACATTACGGTGAACGCGCGCGCCATCCAGAAACTGGATATGGTTACAAAAGGCCTTTCCGCGCGTTTTGTAACGGGCTACAACGCGCAGTTCCGCTTCTGGCGCAGCCTTACGCGCACCGAGTTTCCTTCTTTCGGGTATGATCCGGCAACTGAAACCTACGCCGCCTGGAACCCCAATATTTACCGGGTGGAAAAACTGAACCTCGGTTATTACGCCGATGGTCCCAACTCCCTTAAAATCCTCAACCTGCAGGGCGCGTTGAACTACGACCGCAATTTCGGCGGACAAAGAGTGTACGCGCTGGCCCTCTTCAATCAAACCTCCAGGATCGCCGGAACGGCGCTTCCTTATTACCTCCGCGGGTATTCCTTCCGCGCGGGATACGATTATGAAAAGAAATACCTCCTGGAACTGAATGCCGGTTACAACGGCAGCAGCCGCTTCTCCGAACAGAAGCGCTACTCCTGGTTCCCGGCGGTATCCGTGGGCTGGAACGTTGCTGAAGAAGGATTCTTCAAAAACAACATCAGCTTCGTGGACCTGTTTAAAATCCGTGGTTCCATCGGGGTTACCGGTACGGATGAACTGGCCATTTCAGGCGCGCAATCCGTGTACCTGCCGCGTTACATCAATTCGGGGTCGTATTCTATCGGGGAAATCAGCAACAATATCGGCGGTATCGTGGAAGACATCCTCGGCAATGATGTGACCTGGGAAAAAGAAAGGCAATGGAACATTGGTGTTGACCTGAAAATGTTCCAGGGTAAACTCGGCATCACCGCGGATTATTTCGATAAGTACCGTTACGATATCCTCATCCAGCGCAACAGTGTATCCACTTTGCTGGGGGTTAACCTGCCACCCGTGAACCTGGGAGAAGTGCAGAACCGCGGGTTTGAAATTGAACTCTCTTATGCTGATCAGATCAACAACAACCTGCAGTACTCCATCCGTACCAATATTTCAGTCGCGAAGAACAAAGTGTTGTACATGGATGAGGCGCAACCCGCTTTCCCCTGGCTGAACAGAACGGGTAACCCGCTGGGCACCATCCCCGGCTACACTTTCATCGGCTTCTACCAGGATGCAGACGATATCGCGAAAAGTCCCGTGTTCTCGGGCCCGGTCGCAAAACCAGGTGACCTCAAATACGCGGACCTGAACGGCGACAATATCATTGATGTGAACGACCAGCGTATTCTGAAATATCCCAACCTTCCCAATACCATCCTCGGGTTCACAGGTAATATCGGGTACAAGAGTCTGAGCTTCTCTTTCACCATGCAGAGCGCGCTCAACTTCGCGAACCGGAAAGTGGCAGAATCCATCAACCCGTTCTCCAATAACCTGCGCGAAATTCATGCCCAGGCCTGGACACCGGAAAATTCGGCCAACCCCGCGTTCCCGCGCATCTCCACCGTGGGCACCATCAGCAACGCCACCGCTTATCCCTCCGATTACTGGTTCCGGAGAACCGATTACCTCCGCGTGAAAACCATGCAGCTTTCTTATGATCTTCCTAAAAAGCTCATGAACAAACTCACGTTGCAGGGTACACGCATTTATGTAAGCGGCTATAATCTGCTGACCTGGATGCTGAAGGAAAAGAATATTTATGAAGTGGACCCCGAAACACCTTCCGGTACCGAAGGGGGCGATTATCCCGTGCAGAAAGTGATCAACCTCGGATTGCAGATCACGTTCTAA
- a CDS encoding RagB/SusD family nutrient uptake outer membrane protein: MRTFYCIALLAALSVAGCKKYENGPLENFTEEIIFDPLDQNGLNAQQFLANIYAEMPTGFNRIGGDLLDAATDDAMPSRFGTSIQSIIQGNLTNASHPDGAWSKYYGGIRKVNLFLSKIDIVPKPDEVKRWKAEARFLRAFFYFELLKRYGGVPLVGDRVFSPEDDIQLPRNSFAECVDYIVSECDAVKTQVFIEPVPAPDFGKASRGSAIALKARVLLYAASPLYNGGVPAAASAAQKAVMGYPGYDLNRWDLAAKAANELLTLNVYTLEGTYNNVFLNRRNNEVILSFLRGTTTDVETNNGPVGYTLNGVSNGATSPTQQLVDAFPMANGKAITDPASGYDAANPYNSRDPRLANTVLRNGSQWLNRGVQTFEGGLDKPNRGGVQTQTGYYMRKFMGNFATSAQYSGQNHNFVLFRIAEVMLNYAEALNEFSGPSTAAVSTQLINIRKRAGIAAGSDNRYGVPTGLTQEQMRAFIRNERRIEMAFEEQRYWDLRRWKTAETELNKPLEGMKTTLDNAGNPLYERVVAGKITFLPRMYYYAIPFGEISNNRMLIQNHGW; encoded by the coding sequence ATGAGAACATTTTATTGTATAGCGCTGCTGGCCGCATTGTCGGTGGCCGGGTGCAAAAAATATGAGAACGGTCCCCTCGAGAATTTTACCGAAGAGATCATCTTCGATCCGCTGGATCAGAACGGATTGAACGCGCAACAGTTTCTCGCTAATATTTACGCGGAAATGCCCACGGGTTTTAATCGTATTGGCGGCGACCTGCTGGATGCGGCTACCGATGATGCTATGCCTTCCCGTTTCGGAACGTCAATACAGTCTATCATCCAGGGCAATCTTACCAACGCGTCCCATCCGGATGGCGCGTGGAGCAAATACTATGGCGGTATCCGGAAAGTGAATCTTTTCCTTTCCAAAATAGATATCGTGCCGAAGCCGGATGAAGTGAAGCGCTGGAAAGCCGAAGCGCGTTTCCTGCGGGCCTTCTTCTACTTTGAACTGCTGAAACGTTACGGTGGCGTGCCTTTGGTAGGCGACCGGGTTTTCTCTCCGGAAGATGATATCCAGTTGCCGCGCAACAGCTTCGCGGAATGCGTGGATTACATCGTATCCGAATGTGATGCCGTTAAAACCCAGGTGTTCATTGAACCCGTGCCCGCACCCGATTTCGGGAAGGCTTCAAGGGGTTCCGCCATCGCTTTGAAAGCCCGTGTACTGTTGTATGCCGCCAGTCCATTGTACAATGGTGGTGTTCCCGCCGCGGCTTCCGCTGCGCAAAAAGCCGTGATGGGTTATCCCGGATACGATCTGAACCGCTGGGACCTGGCCGCGAAAGCAGCGAACGAACTGCTGACGCTGAATGTGTATACCCTGGAAGGTACCTACAATAACGTTTTCCTGAACAGGCGCAACAATGAAGTGATCCTTTCTTTCTTACGTGGCACCACCACCGATGTGGAAACCAACAATGGCCCCGTAGGATATACGCTGAATGGGGTAAGCAACGGCGCTACAAGTCCTACCCAACAACTGGTGGATGCGTTTCCCATGGCCAACGGCAAAGCCATTACCGATCCCGCTTCCGGTTACGATGCCGCCAATCCGTACAACAGCCGTGATCCGCGTTTGGCGAATACGGTACTCCGCAATGGAAGCCAGTGGCTGAACCGTGGTGTGCAGACTTTTGAAGGTGGCCTGGATAAACCCAACAGAGGAGGCGTACAGACCCAAACGGGTTACTATATGCGAAAATTCATGGGCAACTTCGCTACTTCCGCGCAGTATTCCGGGCAGAACCACAATTTCGTATTGTTCCGTATCGCAGAGGTAATGCTGAACTATGCCGAAGCCCTCAACGAATTTTCCGGTCCTTCTACAGCAGCGGTTTCCACCCAACTCATCAATATCCGGAAGAGAGCGGGTATCGCCGCCGGATCCGATAACAGGTATGGTGTTCCCACAGGACTAACCCAGGAACAAATGCGGGCTTTCATCCGCAACGAACGCAGGATAGAAATGGCTTTTGAAGAACAGCGCTACTGGGACCTCCGCCGCTGGAAGACCGCTGAAACGGAACTCAACAAACCACTGGAAGGAATGAAAACCACGCTGGACAATGCGGGTAATCCGCTGTATGAAAGAGTGGTGGCCGGTAAAATCACCTTCCTTCCCCGGATGTATTACTACGCGATCCCCTTCGGTGAAATATCCAACAACAGAATGCTCATCCAGAACCATGGCTGGTAA
- a CDS encoding SusC/RagA family TonB-linked outer membrane protein, whose product MIKRLQSSLGLLLVSGLSMAQSPVDTSTLENPPGTVQLLYQAVPKKKTTAAVSEIYGQELRKTVSTTFGGWLTGRMAGLFTTQTIGEPGFDDVNVFLRGQQPLVLIDGTPQSFPSLNPEQIESITLLKDAVATAMLGLRGSNGAILITTKKGSSVPGQHIEFTARHGVQRPTQLPKFVDAATYATLYNEALANEGQAPVYSAEAIAAYRDGTDPIARPNVDWQREILENQAPLSRYDLSVSGGNKTTRYFVNLDYLHQAGLLKTEDFNTYNTNSDYKRYIIRSNIEIDLSNSVTTSVNLIGRIQNSNQPGATTGTIFDNIANTPNNAYPLRNSDSSLGGNLDYRQNLYGQTVLSGYRPVYERDFKADVSLKGKLDVIVKGLWVKGLAAINGYQRETINRSKNFAVFRENTDAGGGKSYDVYGVTTDQSNSIAVNSQNRLFYTELSLGYSKQLSSNDNLDIIALYNNDNRMVNSELPFNYSGAAAKISYDRNDKYFIDLAMSYNGTERLPKENRYGFFPAIGLGWNLTKENFLQNKAGWLNDLKLRASFGRTGNANVGYYDYYQYYTTGSGYGFGNTVPSSTTTLQQGTLANPFISFEKADKLNVGVDAVLLKNKLNITVDYFRDKYFDLVQSRQNGSDMLGTEYVRENFGSNRYSGLEVTAGWQEKKGAFSYFIAPNLTLLQTEVLKLAEPNRMYAYMLQTGKPVGAAYGYVADGLFASQAEIDAHAFQGAGILPGDIRYRDLNEDGLIDAADRQVIGNTAPQIYYGLNTGVEVKGFDLHVLFQGAANINKQLGGFMAFQNNGRAQVYEYQTNRWTPQNTTDAAYPRLWLGNNINNQLTSSYWLHKGDYARIRSVELGYTLPSAMAGKARLQLVRVFVNATNPVTFSSLNKWNIDPEGLAGAYPIMKTFNAGLTIKL is encoded by the coding sequence ATGATAAAACGATTGCAAAGCAGCCTGGGATTATTGTTGGTTTCAGGCCTCTCCATGGCTCAGTCACCGGTGGATACCTCCACCCTGGAGAACCCGCCCGGCACCGTTCAACTACTCTACCAGGCCGTGCCAAAGAAGAAAACCACCGCCGCCGTTTCGGAAATCTACGGGCAGGAACTCCGCAAAACGGTCTCCACCACTTTCGGGGGATGGCTCACCGGAAGAATGGCGGGATTGTTCACCACCCAAACCATCGGCGAACCCGGCTTTGATGATGTGAATGTCTTTCTCCGCGGTCAGCAGCCGCTGGTGTTGATTGACGGAACACCGCAGAGCTTTCCTTCCCTGAACCCGGAACAGATCGAATCCATCACACTACTTAAAGATGCCGTGGCCACCGCCATGCTGGGATTGAGGGGTTCTAACGGCGCTATCCTGATCACCACTAAAAAAGGCTCCAGTGTTCCTGGTCAGCATATTGAGTTTACCGCAAGGCACGGGGTGCAACGGCCCACACAACTTCCGAAGTTCGTGGATGCCGCCACTTATGCCACTTTATACAACGAGGCGCTCGCGAATGAAGGGCAGGCGCCCGTCTACTCCGCCGAAGCGATCGCCGCTTACAGGGACGGAACCGATCCCATCGCCCGCCCAAATGTGGATTGGCAACGTGAAATACTCGAAAATCAGGCCCCGCTCAGCCGCTACGATCTCTCCGTTTCCGGTGGAAACAAGACCACAAGGTATTTCGTGAACCTGGATTACCTCCACCAGGCAGGACTCCTGAAAACAGAAGACTTCAATACTTACAATACCAATTCAGATTACAAAAGGTATATCATCCGCTCCAATATCGAGATAGACCTCAGTAACTCGGTGACCACTTCGGTTAACCTCATAGGCAGGATACAAAACTCCAACCAGCCAGGGGCCACCACCGGCACCATCTTCGACAATATCGCCAACACGCCGAACAACGCGTATCCCCTTCGAAACTCCGACAGCTCCCTGGGCGGCAACCTGGATTACCGCCAGAACCTGTACGGGCAAACGGTGCTCTCAGGATACCGCCCTGTATATGAGCGCGACTTTAAAGCCGATGTGAGCCTGAAAGGAAAACTGGACGTGATCGTCAAAGGATTGTGGGTGAAAGGGCTCGCCGCCATCAACGGCTACCAGCGGGAAACCATCAACCGGAGTAAAAACTTCGCGGTGTTCCGTGAAAATACCGACGCGGGCGGCGGGAAATCCTACGATGTGTACGGTGTTACAACGGATCAGTCTAACTCCATTGCCGTGAACAGTCAGAACAGGTTATTTTACACCGAACTCTCGCTCGGTTACTCCAAACAACTTTCTTCCAATGATAACCTGGACATCATCGCCCTGTACAACAACGACAACAGGATGGTGAACTCCGAACTGCCTTTCAACTATTCAGGCGCCGCCGCTAAAATCTCTTACGACAGGAACGATAAATACTTCATTGACCTGGCCATGAGCTACAACGGAACGGAGCGACTGCCCAAAGAAAACAGGTATGGTTTCTTTCCCGCCATCGGCCTGGGCTGGAACCTCACCAAAGAAAATTTTCTTCAAAACAAGGCTGGCTGGCTCAACGACCTGAAACTCCGTGCATCTTTCGGCAGAACAGGCAATGCCAATGTGGGTTACTATGATTATTACCAGTACTACACTACTGGCTCCGGATACGGATTCGGCAACACGGTTCCTTCCTCCACCACTACCTTGCAACAGGGCACACTCGCCAACCCTTTCATCAGTTTTGAAAAAGCGGATAAGCTGAATGTGGGTGTGGATGCGGTTTTGCTGAAAAACAAGTTGAACATCACCGTGGATTATTTCCGCGATAAATACTTCGACCTCGTACAATCTCGCCAGAATGGTTCGGATATGCTGGGAACAGAATATGTACGGGAGAACTTCGGTTCCAACCGGTATTCCGGACTTGAAGTAACAGCGGGCTGGCAGGAAAAGAAAGGCGCTTTCAGTTATTTCATCGCCCCAAACCTTACCCTCCTGCAAACGGAAGTTTTGAAGCTGGCTGAACCCAACCGGATGTATGCCTACATGCTGCAAACAGGCAAACCTGTTGGCGCGGCCTATGGTTATGTGGCCGATGGACTGTTCGCTTCCCAGGCTGAAATTGACGCGCATGCCTTCCAGGGCGCAGGCATTTTGCCCGGCGATATCCGTTACCGTGACCTGAATGAAGATGGTTTGATAGATGCCGCCGACCGGCAGGTGATCGGCAATACCGCACCGCAAATCTATTATGGACTGAACACCGGTGTAGAAGTAAAGGGCTTCGACCTTCATGTGCTTTTCCAGGGCGCGGCCAATATCAATAAGCAACTTGGTGGTTTTATGGCGTTCCAAAACAATGGACGGGCCCAGGTATATGAATACCAGACCAACCGGTGGACACCGCAAAATACAACGGATGCCGCTTACCCGCGCCTTTGGCTGGGCAACAATATAAACAACCAGCTCACGTCTTCCTATTGGCTACATAAAGGAGATTATGCCCGGATACGCAGTGTGGAACTGGGTTATACGCTGCCATCAGCGATGGCCGGAAAGGCCCGGTTACAACTGGTACGTGTATTCGTAAACGCCACCAATCCCGTTACGTTCTCTTCCCTCAACAAATGGAACATAGACCCCGAAGGGCTTGCGGGCGCATATCCCATTATGAAAACGTTCAACGCGGGCCTTACCATCAAACTTTAA